The window GTGAGTTTGGATGCCACATTTTTGTAGCACTTCTAAAATTCTGACGCCGTAAATTACACCTGTGCTGCCAGTCATTCCAATTACTAGCTTCATGGTGTGGGCTAGGAATTTTGATTATTTTAAGCTGTAATTACGCATACCCCGCTTAACACTAGGGCTATTGAGGTAACCCATACAAACAACCCAAATTATTTTTGGGGGAGGGGTGTGACCCGTAAAATTTCGTGCCCAAGTTTTACTGTTTTTTGTATGTTTTTCGCTTTATGTTGCTGATTTGTCTTTTACCATTCATAACAGATTCGTTTGTATTGATATTATGAAGAGGTGGTAGTTTTACAATATCCGACCGTACAACGAAATAAAGATGTTATATTACCAACATTTGTGAAAACATTGTTGGCAATAAAAAACGAAATATCAAAAATAATCCAAAATTATACTGACTTTAGAATAGGCGTTTTGGGCAGTCATTCCGCACTTGAAATAATGGATGGTGCAAAGGATGAAGGAATATCTACTGTCGTAATATGCCAGAAGGGCAGGGACATCCCATATAGGCGATTCAAGAGAATTGCAGATGAAATCATTGTTGTGGACAAATTCTCTGATATGGCATCACCCAAAATGCAAAAAATGTTTCTGGATACCAATACCATAATTGTTCCACACAGAGCGCTTACTGCTTATCTAGGATATGATACCATAGAGAAAAAATTCAAGGTCCCGATGTTTGGCAACAGAACACTGTTTCAGGCAGAGGAGAGAAGTTTTGTCAAAAACCAGTACTATCTTTTAGAAAAATCAAAGATAAGACTGCCCAAAATTTTCCGTGATCCCAAAAAAATCGACCGTCCAGTCATTGTCAAAGTACAAGAAAAGAAAAGAAAGCTAGAGCGGGCATTTTTCACAGCATCTAACTACAAGGATTTCCTGGCAAAATCTCAAGAT is drawn from Nitrososphaerota archaeon and contains these coding sequences:
- a CDS encoding formate--phosphoribosylaminoimidazolecarboxamide ligase family protein; the encoded protein is MAIKNEISKIIQNYTDFRIGVLGSHSALEIMDGAKDEGISTVVICQKGRDIPYRRFKRIADEIIVVDKFSDMASPKMQKMFLDTNTIIVPHRALTAYLGYDTIEKKFKVPMFGNRTLFQAEERSFVKNQYYLLEKSKIRLPKIFRDPKKIDRPVIVKVQEKKRKLERAFFTASNYKDFLAKSQDRIKKGIIDAKDLKKASIEELVLGTYMNFNYFHTPISEQVDFIGIERRLQTNIHDYNALPAKQQLDINIDTQNIEVGHTPASIRESLLEKVIEMGDKFVAGVKKVYPPGIIGPFSLQSVITKDLEMVVYDVSLRVPGNPIVATTSPYTKYQYGETFGVGRRIAMEIKRAHQEGRLAQVLT